The Natrinema caseinilyticum genomic sequence CTGGAAACCGCCGGCGAAGGTGATCGCCGCGAGCAGTCGGGCGTCCGGCGTGCCGTGGCGGACCTCGATCGGCGCGTCGACCGCGTCGATCAGCTGACGGCAGCCGTCGACGCCGTGATTGACCGCCGGGAAGCCGTTGAGCGTATCGTCGCCCGTCTCTCGGGCCTTCTCCAGTCCTTGCTGGGCCTTTTCGTACTCGTTATCGCGCGTGTACGAGTCGATGGTCGTCGGCAGTAGATCCGCCTGGCCTTCTCGGTGAAGGTACTGTAAGAGTTCGATCTGGTCGTCGAGCCGCGGAACCCCGGCCCGAGGCTGGAGGAGCGGTTTGTCGGCCGACTCGAGAACGTCGGCGAACCGTTTGTGCTCCGGAAGCGATTCGTGGTACTCGATCGCGTCCTCGAAGTCGACGTCTGCTCCCGTCGGCCAGTCCGACCGAATTTCCTCGTCGATACGCCGTAGCTCATCGGATGGTATGCGTTCGTCTCGTATCATCTAGTCATCTACGAACTGATAGTTGCCCGTTCCGACTCCGTCGGTTTGATCTGGAGGTCTTCGCGAAGTGCGGCGATCGCCTCCTCTGGATCCGTTTCAGAGTCGAAGACGCGGTCGAATCCGAGCTCACGGAACGTCCGCCGGGTCTGCTCGAAGTCGTCCTGACCGACGGCGAGGTTGCCGCCGATGTAACTGACCGCGTCGACGCCCGCGTCCTCGAGGACGCTGTGGAATCCCTGGCAGTCCTGTTCGGCGTGGCCGTAGAGCGAAGAAACCAGTACAGCCTCGGCGTCGTGGGCTACCGCGGCCTCGGCGAACTCCTCCTGGGAGGTCTGGACGCCGAGGTTCACGACTTCGAAGCCGGCTGCACTGAGGGCTTGCTCGAGTATTGTGATGCCAACGACGTGGGCATCGGAGCCGATCACGCCGAGGACGACCGTTTGGGACATCGTATGCAGAACCATGAGGAACTCCCGTATAAACCTAATGATCTTCAATGATAATACCCCTTAAACATCCTAGCAGCGTCTCTATGGTGGTTGTTCACACGAGATATGGTATCCGGGCCCAAACTACATGATCGATGGTAAGGGTTTTGGCTGTGGTTTCGGAAGGAGGGTGTACAGACAATGGGAGCCCTTTCGAATTTACGCGTGCTTGATCTGACGCAGGTGCTCGCCGGGCCGTACTGTACGATGTTGCTCGCAGACCTGGGTGCGGACGTCGTCAAAATCGAGCGGCCGGGTGGCGACATGATTCGGTCGAACCCGCCGTTCGTCGACGACCCCGAGGCGGAAGCCTACGGCGGCTACTTCCAGAGCGTCAACCGCGGTAAGAAGAGCATCGAACTGAACTTCGGCGAGGAAGCCGACCGCGAGGACTTTCTCTCGCTCGTCGAGGAGGCCGACGTCGTCGTCGAGAATTACCGCTCGGGCACGATGGAGAAGTACGGCCTGGGCTACGAGACGCTCACCGAGTACAACCCCGACATCATCTACTCGTCGATCCGCGGCTTCGGCGACCCGCGAACGGGCGAAACGGACCGCCAGGGCCAACCCTCGTTCGACCTCATCGCGCAGGCGCTCGGCGGCGTGATGGAAATTACCGGTCAGGAAGACGGGCCGCCGACGAAGGTCGGGCCCGGCATCGGGGACCTCTTTACCGCGACGCTGAACTGCATCGGAATACTGGCCGCGGTCAACCACCGCGAGCAGACCGGCGAGGGCCAGTACGTCG encodes the following:
- the glmS gene encoding methylaspartate mutase subunit S, whose translation is MVLHTMSQTVVLGVIGSDAHVVGITILEQALSAAGFEVVNLGVQTSQEEFAEAAVAHDAEAVLVSSLYGHAEQDCQGFHSVLEDAGVDAVSYIGGNLAVGQDDFEQTRRTFRELGFDRVFDSETDPEEAIAALREDLQIKPTESERATISS
- the mct gene encoding succinyl-CoA:mesaconate CoA-transferase; protein product: MGALSNLRVLDLTQVLAGPYCTMLLADLGADVVKIERPGGDMIRSNPPFVDDPEAEAYGGYFQSVNRGKKSIELNFGEEADREDFLSLVEEADVVVENYRSGTMEKYGLGYETLTEYNPDIIYSSIRGFGDPRTGETDRQGQPSFDLIAQALGGVMEITGQEDGPPTKVGPGIGDLFTATLNCIGILAAVNHREQTGEGQYVDTGMYDSMISFTERAIYQQSYTGEAPTRQGNSHPTLFPYNAFETDDGYAVIAAFNDNHWAELCDAMDREDLAEDYPTTPERLRNREILREELADWAATLTNDELVGTLEGRVPAAPVQTTQEIFEDPHVHARDMLVPVEQPGADTDVEIAGNPIKMSETNPEPRDRAPLLDEHREEVLGEHADAETADD